A single genomic interval of Halorubrum aethiopicum harbors:
- a CDS encoding GNAT family N-acetyltransferase — MSDGDAGGTGIPDRQRATESTLPAGYELRATTPSVEAFVRLRREAGMSDRSREAVERGLPNTTYGVHVVEVGTGSGAGRTVGMARIVGDGGSIFHLSDMAVAEAHQGRGIGTAMMDALVAWLRENAPDGAYVDLLADVEGFYERWGFERTAPASRAMGIRTEEL, encoded by the coding sequence ATGAGCGACGGCGACGCCGGCGGGACCGGGATTCCGGACCGGCAGCGGGCGACGGAATCGACGCTTCCGGCCGGCTACGAACTCCGGGCGACGACGCCCTCGGTCGAGGCGTTCGTCCGGCTCCGCCGGGAGGCCGGCATGAGCGACCGGTCGCGCGAGGCGGTCGAGCGGGGGCTCCCGAACACGACGTACGGCGTCCACGTGGTCGAGGTCGGGACCGGATCGGGGGCGGGAAGGACGGTCGGGATGGCCCGGATCGTCGGCGACGGCGGCTCGATCTTCCACCTCTCGGACATGGCCGTCGCGGAGGCTCACCAGGGACGAGGGATCGGGACGGCGATGATGGACGCGCTCGTCGCCTGGCTCCGTGAGAACGCGCCCGACGGTGCGTACGTCGACCTCCTCGCCGACGTCGAGGGCTTCTACGAGCGGTGGGGGTTCGAGCGGACCGCGCCCGCCTCGAGGGCGATGGGGATCCGCACCGAGGAGCTGTAG
- a CDS encoding beta-CASP ribonuclease aCPSF1, with translation MSQVDKQLENLKSTIEQEVPNDVSVTDVKYEGPELVVYTRDPKRFAGDGDLIRRLASKLRKRITVRPDPSVLSPPKQAEGEVRDVIPEDAGVTDLDFHEDTGEVVIEAEKPGMVIGRRGSTLREITQEIGWTPEVVRTPPIESSTVSNVRNFLKNEREERRDILERVGRQIHREEMSDDEWVRITTLGCCREVGRAAFVLSTPETRVLIDCGDKPGAEGEVPYLQVPEALGAGAATLDAVVLTHAHLDHSALLPLLFKYGYDGPVYTTEPTRDLMGLLQLDYLDVAAKEGRTPPYESAQVRETIKHTIPLEFGDVTDIAPDIKLTFHNAGHILGSAVTHFHIGDGLYNVAFSGDIHYEDTRLFNGAVNDFPRVETLVLESTYGGRNDYQTDQEDSEEALKRVINETYEQGGKVVIPAFAVGRSQEIMLVLEEAMREGEIPEMPVHLDGMIWEATAIHTTYPEYLRDELRNRIFHEDENPFLAEEFNHIDGGEDERQDVADGEECIVLSTSGMVEGGPIMSWLRHIGPDPDSTLMFVGYQAQGTLGRRIQNGWDEIPVSDWGNGGRGDTLSLEMGVETVDGFSGHADRQGLENFVKTMNPRPEKVLCVHGDERSVQDLSSALYHDYNMRTFAPKNLETFRFK, from the coding sequence ATGAGCCAAGTCGATAAGCAACTCGAGAACCTGAAGTCGACGATAGAACAGGAGGTCCCGAACGACGTGAGCGTCACGGACGTCAAATACGAGGGGCCGGAACTGGTCGTGTACACCCGGGATCCGAAGCGGTTCGCGGGCGACGGCGACCTGATCCGGCGACTCGCCTCGAAGCTCCGCAAGCGGATCACGGTCCGCCCGGACCCGTCGGTGCTCTCGCCGCCGAAGCAGGCGGAAGGCGAGGTCAGAGACGTGATTCCCGAGGACGCGGGCGTGACCGACCTCGACTTCCACGAGGACACCGGCGAGGTGGTGATCGAGGCCGAAAAGCCCGGCATGGTGATCGGCCGACGGGGCTCCACGCTCCGGGAGATCACCCAGGAGATCGGCTGGACCCCGGAGGTCGTCCGGACCCCGCCGATCGAGTCCTCGACCGTCTCGAACGTCCGCAACTTCCTGAAGAACGAGCGCGAGGAGCGCCGCGACATCCTCGAACGCGTCGGCAGGCAGATCCACCGCGAGGAGATGTCCGACGACGAGTGGGTCCGGATCACGACGCTCGGCTGCTGTCGCGAGGTCGGCCGCGCCGCGTTCGTGCTCTCGACGCCGGAGACCCGCGTCCTCATCGACTGCGGGGACAAACCCGGCGCGGAGGGCGAGGTCCCGTACCTCCAGGTGCCCGAGGCGCTCGGGGCGGGCGCGGCGACGCTCGACGCCGTCGTGTTGACCCACGCCCACCTCGACCACTCCGCGCTCCTCCCGCTGCTGTTCAAGTACGGTTACGACGGCCCGGTGTACACCACCGAGCCGACCCGCGACCTGATGGGACTGCTCCAGCTCGACTACCTCGACGTGGCGGCCAAGGAGGGCCGCACGCCGCCGTACGAGTCCGCGCAGGTCCGCGAGACGATCAAACACACGATCCCGCTGGAGTTCGGCGACGTGACGGACATCGCGCCGGACATCAAGCTCACCTTCCACAACGCGGGGCACATCCTCGGCAGCGCAGTGACCCACTTCCACATCGGCGACGGCCTCTACAACGTCGCCTTCTCCGGGGACATCCACTACGAGGACACCCGCCTGTTCAACGGCGCGGTCAACGACTTCCCGCGCGTCGAGACACTGGTGCTCGAGTCGACCTACGGCGGCCGCAACGACTACCAGACCGACCAGGAGGACTCCGAGGAGGCGCTCAAACGCGTCATCAACGAGACGTACGAGCAGGGCGGGAAGGTCGTCATCCCGGCGTTCGCGGTCGGGCGCTCCCAGGAGATCATGCTCGTGTTGGAGGAGGCGATGCGGGAGGGGGAGATCCCGGAGATGCCGGTCCACCTCGACGGGATGATATGGGAGGCGACCGCGATCCACACCACCTATCCCGAGTACCTCCGTGACGAGCTCCGAAACCGGATCTTCCACGAGGACGAGAACCCGTTCCTCGCCGAGGAGTTCAACCACATCGACGGCGGCGAGGACGAGCGCCAGGACGTCGCCGACGGCGAGGAGTGTATCGTCCTCTCCACGTCGGGGATGGTCGAGGGCGGCCCGATCATGTCGTGGCTCCGCCACATCGGCCCGGACCCGGACTCGACGCTCATGTTCGTCGGCTACCAGGCGCAGGGGACGCTCGGCCGTCGGATCCAGAACGGCTGGGACGAGATCCCCGTCTCCGACTGGGGCAACGGCGGCCGCGGCGACACCCTCTCGCTCGAGATGGGCGTCGAGACCGTCGACGGCTTCTCCGGCCACGCCGACCGCCAGGGCCTAGAGAACTTCGTGAAGACGATGAACCCGCGCCCCGAGAAGGTGCTGTGCGTCCACGGCGACGAGCGGTCCGTCCAGGACCTCTCGTCGGCGCTGTATCACGACTACAACATGCGGACGTTCGCGCCGAAGAACCTCGAGACGTTCCGGTTCAAGTGA
- a CDS encoding Rpp14/Pop5 family protein produces the protein MKHLPKHLRPRWRYLAVGIEAWPDAAIDRRAFQRALWYAAGNLLGDAGSADAGLKLLSFSFSGGAGEAVVRVRRGHVEEARAAIGCVSAVDGDAVGIRVRGISGTVRACEERYMGRAAASSTQRDVAFGDAERPAVVRGDACEVRTGSEYVGAAAFDIE, from the coding sequence GTGAAACACCTCCCGAAACACCTCCGTCCGCGCTGGCGGTACCTGGCCGTCGGGATCGAGGCGTGGCCGGACGCGGCGATCGACCGCCGCGCGTTCCAGCGCGCGCTCTGGTACGCCGCCGGCAACCTCCTCGGCGACGCGGGCAGCGCCGACGCCGGCTTGAAACTGCTCTCCTTCTCGTTTTCGGGGGGCGCGGGCGAGGCGGTCGTCCGGGTCCGTCGCGGCCACGTCGAGGAGGCGCGGGCCGCGATCGGCTGCGTGAGCGCGGTCGACGGCGACGCCGTGGGGATCCGCGTTCGGGGAATCTCCGGGACGGTCCGTGCCTGTGAAGAAAGATATATGGGTCGCGCGGCCGCCAGTTCGACACAGCGAGACGTCGCGTTCGGGGACGCCGAGCGGCCCGCGGTCGTGCGCGGTGACGCGTGCGAGGTGCGGACCGGGTCGGAGTACGTCGGCGCGGCGGCGTTCGACATCGAGTGA
- a CDS encoding class I SAM-dependent methyltransferase, giving the protein MKRSVEEHAARFTEKAAEYDDAKSDEYHACAGLVVDYADPGPDDVVADLGAGTGAIALALAPDAKLVLARDVSEGMMEEGRRKASEERITNVEFAYGEFREPNLDGPDGQSVDVITSNFALHHLADDEKREAIRVMADTGARRIVLGDVMFFEEPDPEEPYYSPEVDDPATVGTLVEAFTSVGFAVVAVERVHDQVGVIVAERIGSGDEVPGAE; this is encoded by the coding sequence ATGAAACGGAGCGTTGAGGAGCACGCCGCCCGCTTCACCGAGAAGGCGGCCGAGTACGACGACGCGAAGAGCGACGAGTACCACGCCTGTGCGGGCCTCGTCGTCGACTACGCCGACCCCGGACCCGACGACGTGGTTGCGGACCTCGGCGCGGGGACCGGCGCGATCGCGCTGGCGCTCGCGCCCGACGCGAAGCTCGTGCTCGCCAGAGACGTCAGCGAGGGGATGATGGAGGAGGGCCGCCGGAAGGCCTCCGAGGAGCGGATCACCAACGTCGAGTTCGCCTACGGCGAGTTCCGTGAGCCGAACCTCGACGGGCCGGACGGCCAGTCGGTGGACGTCATCACCTCGAACTTCGCGCTCCACCACCTCGCGGACGACGAGAAGCGCGAGGCGATCCGGGTCATGGCCGACACGGGCGCGCGCCGGATCGTCCTCGGCGACGTGATGTTCTTCGAGGAGCCGGACCCCGAGGAGCCCTACTATAGCCCGGAGGTCGACGACCCCGCGACCGTCGGGACGCTCGTGGAGGCGTTCACGTCGGTCGGGTTTGCGGTCGTCGCAGTCGAGCGCGTCCACGACCAGGTCGGCGTGATCGTCGCCGAGCGGATCGGCTCGGGCGACGAGGTGCCCGGTGCGGAGTGA
- a CDS encoding SDR family oxidoreductase, giving the protein MPAGADRRRVQKTVLITGCSSGIGRATAHAFNDEGWTVYATARNPADIETLGEAGCTLATLDVTDQGDIDRVVDRILDEEGAIDALVNNAGYGQYGPIEDVPAESVHDQFDVNVYGPHRLTRAVLPAMRRERDGTIVNVSSVAGRVSFPGGGVYAGSKFALEAMSDALRNEVREFGVDVVVVEPGSVKTAFWDRASREVELEGVERSGAYEDVYALFEDLKLVGGDGPGAVEPSVVAAEILNAASATKPPARVQPGAAGRVGVLARFLPDALRDKAFDLIRNVTS; this is encoded by the coding sequence ATGCCGGCGGGGGCCGACCGACGACGCGTGCAGAAGACGGTACTCATCACCGGGTGTTCCTCGGGCATCGGCCGCGCGACCGCGCACGCGTTCAACGACGAGGGGTGGACCGTGTACGCCACCGCGCGGAACCCCGCGGACATCGAGACGCTCGGCGAGGCGGGCTGTACGCTGGCGACGCTCGACGTCACCGATCAGGGGGACATCGACCGCGTCGTCGACCGGATCCTCGACGAGGAGGGGGCGATCGACGCGCTCGTCAACAACGCCGGCTACGGCCAGTACGGCCCCATCGAGGACGTTCCGGCCGAGTCGGTCCACGACCAGTTCGACGTCAACGTCTACGGCCCGCACCGACTGACTCGGGCCGTGTTGCCGGCGATGCGCCGCGAGCGCGACGGGACGATCGTGAACGTCTCCTCGGTGGCGGGGCGGGTGTCGTTCCCCGGCGGCGGCGTCTACGCCGGCTCGAAGTTCGCGCTCGAGGCGATGTCGGACGCGCTGCGCAACGAGGTCCGCGAGTTCGGCGTCGACGTCGTCGTCGTCGAGCCGGGATCGGTCAAGACGGCGTTCTGGGACCGCGCGTCGCGGGAGGTCGAACTCGAGGGCGTCGAGCGGTCCGGTGCCTACGAGGACGTCTACGCGCTCTTCGAGGACCTGAAGCTGGTCGGCGGCGACGGGCCGGGCGCGGTCGAGCCGTCGGTCGTCGCCGCGGAGATCCTCAACGCGGCGAGCGCGACGAAACCGCCCGCCCGCGTCCAGCCGGGGGCGGCCGGCCGCGTCGGCGTGCTCGCGCGATTCCTCCCCGACGCGTTGCGCGACAAGGCGTTCGATCTGATCCGGAACGTCACGTCGTAG
- the psmA gene encoding archaeal proteasome endopeptidase complex subunit alpha has translation MQGQSQQQAYDRGITIFSPDGRLYQVEYAREAVKRGTASVGIRAEDGVVLAADKRARSPLMEPASIEKLHKADDHVGVASAGHVADARQLIDFARRQAQVNRLRYGEAMGIETLTKTITDHIQQYTQIGGARPFGVALIVGGIENGEPRLFETDPSGTPYEWQALSIGSDRSDLRDYLESEYEEGISTDEAVGLALDTLAQTNDEGLTPEGVGVATITVDDEQYAEVPADELESILADRDLLATDEEEDADDEADADDENDGSADADEE, from the coding sequence ATGCAGGGCCAATCCCAACAGCAGGCGTACGACCGAGGAATCACCATCTTCTCTCCCGACGGCAGGCTCTACCAGGTCGAGTACGCGCGGGAGGCGGTCAAACGCGGCACGGCGAGCGTCGGCATCCGCGCCGAGGACGGCGTCGTCCTCGCGGCCGACAAGCGCGCCCGCTCCCCGCTCATGGAGCCCGCGAGCATCGAGAAGCTCCACAAGGCCGACGACCACGTCGGCGTCGCCAGCGCGGGTCACGTCGCGGACGCCCGCCAGCTCATCGACTTCGCGCGCCGGCAGGCGCAGGTGAACCGCCTGCGCTACGGCGAGGCGATGGGGATCGAGACGCTGACGAAGACGATCACCGACCACATCCAGCAGTACACCCAGATCGGCGGCGCGCGCCCCTTCGGCGTCGCGCTCATCGTCGGCGGGATCGAGAACGGCGAGCCCCGCCTCTTCGAGACCGATCCCTCCGGGACGCCCTACGAGTGGCAGGCGCTCTCCATCGGGTCGGACCGGAGCGACCTCCGCGACTACCTCGAGTCGGAGTACGAGGAGGGCATCTCCACGGACGAGGCGGTCGGGCTCGCGCTCGACACCCTCGCACAGACCAACGACGAGGGGCTCACCCCCGAGGGCGTCGGCGTCGCCACGATCACCGTCGACGACGAGCAGTACGCCGAGGTGCCCGCCGACGAACTCGAGTCGATCCTCGCCGATCGCGACCTGCTCGCGACCGACGAGGAGGAAGACGCCGACGACGAGGCGGACGCCGACGACGAGAACGACGGGTCCGCCGACGCCGACGAGGAGTAA